Proteins co-encoded in one Campylobacter concisus genomic window:
- a CDS encoding PstA family ABC transporter permease codes for MNAFKDHLVKFYAYLCVFIVVAVIFWIFYFIFANGISQINLDFLIKNPQGLNLGESGGIRDAIIGSFLLMLLSMIFSALLGVSCAIYRQIYCTSGTIKLGLKFIIQTMASIPSILLGMFVYGLFIVSLDIPKSLLTASITLALMVFPFVEVSTEKVISQIDEKMLRDSFALGVDKNFMARKLVLPTIRKNIISILILAGSYAIGATAPLLLTGVVFMAKAEGLLSPVMALPFHLHMLLSQSVATQNAYATALVLIFILIILHLLSAVVLFDIGEKIARYFKHKRS; via the coding sequence ATGAACGCTTTTAAAGATCATCTAGTCAAATTTTACGCTTATCTTTGCGTATTTATAGTGGTTGCGGTGATATTTTGGATATTTTATTTCATCTTTGCAAATGGCATCTCTCAGATAAATTTAGACTTTCTAATCAAAAATCCGCAAGGTTTAAATTTAGGTGAGAGTGGCGGCATAAGAGACGCTATCATAGGCTCATTTTTGCTGATGCTACTATCTATGATATTTTCTGCACTTCTTGGCGTTAGCTGCGCCATTTATAGGCAAATTTACTGCACCTCTGGCACGATCAAGCTTGGACTTAAATTTATCATCCAAACGATGGCCTCCATACCCTCTATCTTGCTTGGGATGTTTGTTTATGGGCTTTTTATAGTTAGCCTTGATATCCCAAAGAGCCTGCTAACAGCTAGCATTACGCTTGCTTTGATGGTCTTTCCATTTGTGGAAGTTAGCACAGAAAAGGTGATCTCGCAGATAGATGAAAAGATGTTAAGAGATAGCTTTGCACTTGGCGTTGATAAAAATTTCATGGCTAGAAAGCTAGTTTTGCCAACTATTAGAAAAAATATCATATCTATCTTGATACTTGCTGGCAGCTACGCCATAGGGGCTACCGCACCGCTACTTTTAACAGGGGTCGTTTTTATGGCAAAGGCAGAAGGCCTGCTCTCGCCAGTTATGGCACTGCCTTTTCACCTGCACATGCTCCTAAGCCAGTCAGTCGCAACGCAAAATGCCTACGCCACGGCGCTTGTGCTCATTTTTATATTGATCATTTTGCACCTGCTTTCAGCCGTAGTTTTATTTGATATAGGAGAGAAAATTGCCAGATATTTTAAACATAAAAGATCTTAG
- the pstC gene encoding phosphate ABC transporter permease subunit PstC translates to MTGQIFKGAIYLFTLLSAMLLLLLVGFLLLNSTSFFAKVSIFDFLLNGDWDVSTEPFSFGLFNILVANFAVAFLACIFSFFISLGVTIFICFFASAWLRHVLDWMIRILAGIPSIIYGFFALYTVVKILESGLKMSAGESVLAASLILSVMILPFFTSHLLQSVDLLKQNFKTNSDALGVSTGYFIRKIIFRKSIKASISGFILAFSRAAGETMAVMMVIGNTPLFPHLLSKAQTIPSLIALEMGMSEAGSLHYHALIASGFVLLVFIFLLNIFIFKFEKNNERF, encoded by the coding sequence ATGACGGGGCAAATTTTTAAAGGCGCGATATATCTTTTCACACTTTTATCCGCCATGCTTTTGCTTTTACTCGTGGGGTTTTTACTGCTAAATTCCACGAGTTTTTTTGCAAAAGTAAGCATTTTTGACTTCTTACTAAATGGCGACTGGGACGTTAGCACAGAGCCTTTTAGCTTTGGACTATTTAATATCCTAGTCGCAAATTTTGCAGTTGCGTTTTTAGCTTGCATATTTTCATTTTTTATCTCGCTTGGCGTTACTATATTTATATGCTTTTTTGCGAGCGCCTGGCTTAGGCACGTGCTAGACTGGATGATACGAATACTAGCTGGCATACCCTCTATCATATATGGATTTTTTGCGCTTTACACGGTTGTAAAAATTTTAGAGTCAGGGCTAAAAATGTCCGCTGGCGAGTCAGTTTTGGCAGCTAGCCTCATCCTTAGCGTCATGATACTGCCCTTTTTTACCTCGCATTTGCTCCAAAGTGTCGATTTGCTAAAGCAAAATTTCAAAACAAACTCAGACGCGCTTGGCGTAAGCACAGGATATTTTATAAGAAAAATAATTTTTAGGAAATCTATAAAAGCTAGCATTTCAGGCTTTATACTAGCATTTTCAAGGGCAGCTGGCGAGACGATGGCTGTGATGATGGTCATAGGCAACACCCCGCTTTTTCCGCACCTACTCTCAAAAGCTCAGACCATACCATCTCTAATAGCTCTTGAAATGGGTATGAGCGAGGCTGGTAGCCTACACTATCACGCCCTTATTGCAAGCGGATTTGTCCTGCTTGTTTTTATATTTTTGCTAAATATTTTTATCTTTAAATTCGAGAAAAACAATGAACGCTTTTAA
- a CDS encoding amino acid ABC transporter ATP-binding protein produces MSENILELKKINKFYGELHALKDINLEVKSGEVVVLLGPSGCGKSTTLRCINGLESIASGEIIIDGEAIDAKFNDWQRIRQKVGMVFQSYELFDHMNVIDNVLLGPLKVQKRDRVEAEKTADMWLSKVGLLDKKFAYPKELSGGQKQRIAIVRSLCLNPEIMLFDEVTAALDPEIVREVLDVILNLAKDGMTMLIVTHEMSFARAVANKIVFMDAGAIVEISKPEEFFTNPKSDRAKKFLNLFSF; encoded by the coding sequence ATGAGCGAAAACATATTAGAACTTAAAAAAATAAACAAATTTTATGGAGAGCTTCACGCCTTAAAAGATATAAATTTAGAGGTAAAAAGTGGTGAGGTGGTCGTGCTTCTTGGCCCATCAGGCTGTGGCAAAAGCACAACTCTTAGGTGCATAAACGGCCTTGAGAGTATCGCAAGCGGTGAGATAATAATCGATGGTGAAGCAATTGATGCTAAATTTAATGATTGGCAAAGGATCCGCCAAAAAGTCGGCATGGTCTTTCAAAGCTATGAGCTGTTTGATCATATGAACGTCATAGACAACGTCCTTCTTGGGCCTTTAAAGGTGCAAAAAAGAGATAGGGTCGAGGCCGAAAAGACCGCTGATATGTGGTTAAGCAAGGTTGGGCTACTTGATAAGAAATTTGCCTATCCAAAGGAGCTAAGTGGCGGCCAAAAGCAGCGCATAGCAATAGTAAGAAGCCTTTGTTTAAACCCTGAAATTATGCTATTTGACGAGGTTACGGCTGCGCTTGATCCAGAGATCGTTAGAGAAGTGCTTGATGTGATACTAAATTTAGCCAAAGATGGCATGACGATGCTAATAGTCACACACGAGATGAGCTTTGCAAGAGCAGTTGCAAACAAGATCGTATTTATGGATGCTGGGGCGATCGTGGAGATCAGCAAACCAGAGGAATTTTTTACCAACCCAAAGAGCGATCGCGCTAAGAAATTTCTAAATTTATTCTCGTTTTAG
- a CDS encoding cation diffusion facilitator family transporter, with amino-acid sequence MSSPFDYEFNRINKQECTQGENKAVIAAGACAFLLALVKFTAGLFSGSVAVLGSAIDSMLDFIVSLLNLFALRKSRKQADERFNFGYTKLEALAALFECVIIVVAAGYIFYESIKKFSEPNLEIDLGLSLGVMVFSVVVTLCLVLFLNQISKKSGNLIIKADALHYKIDLFSNLAVIISLLIIKFSGFVMIDAIFGIVISGYIAQSAISLGKDALGILLDHAASPEVTEGIIKMIKAKQRISDFHYLNTRQSANTIFLTLHLVFDKDISLYDAHEVADSLEAEIREKFRDYSWQITTHLDPYNDKEGR; translated from the coding sequence TTGTCAAGTCCGTTTGATTATGAGTTTAACCGTATAAATAAGCAGGAGTGCACTCAGGGCGAAAACAAGGCAGTTATCGCAGCTGGAGCTTGCGCCTTTTTGCTCGCACTTGTGAAATTTACAGCTGGGCTTTTTAGCGGCTCGGTCGCTGTGCTTGGCTCGGCGATTGACTCGATGCTTGATTTTATAGTCTCGCTTTTAAATTTATTTGCGCTTAGAAAGTCAAGAAAACAAGCTGATGAGAGATTTAACTTTGGCTACACAAAGCTGGAGGCCTTGGCAGCGCTATTTGAGTGCGTCATCATCGTTGTGGCCGCTGGATATATTTTTTATGAGAGTATTAAAAAATTTAGCGAGCCAAATTTAGAGATAGACCTTGGCTTAAGCCTTGGCGTGATGGTCTTTTCGGTCGTAGTAACGCTATGTTTGGTGCTATTTTTAAACCAAATTTCTAAAAAAAGTGGCAATCTTATCATAAAAGCAGACGCACTGCACTATAAGATCGACCTTTTTAGCAACCTTGCAGTCATTATTTCTCTTCTTATCATTAAATTTAGCGGATTTGTGATGATAGATGCGATCTTTGGTATCGTGATAAGTGGCTACATCGCTCAAAGCGCTATAAGCCTTGGCAAAGACGCCCTTGGTATCTTGCTAGATCATGCAGCAAGTCCTGAGGTCACAGAGGGGATCATCAAGATGATAAAGGCAAAGCAGAGAATTTCAGACTTTCACTATCTAAACACAAGACAGAGCGCAAATACCATATTTTTAACGCTGCATTTAGTTTTTGACAAAGATATCTCGCTTTACGATGCACACGAGGTGGCCGACTCGCTTGAAGCTGAGATAAGAGAGAAATTTAGGGATTATTCGTGGCAGATAACCACGCATTTAGACCCATATAACGACAAAGAAGGGAGATGA
- a CDS encoding phosphate ABC transporter ATP-binding protein — protein sequence MPDILNIKDLSIFYQDNEILKDLNLNIAQNEIICLMGSSGCGKSTFLSALNGFLEQKGGRYSGEILFKGENIKTKDEIWLRRKLAILFQDATLFPFSVERNLTYAMEFYEGSIKDKQKRVEELLKSVNLLDEISDLDMPASKLSGGQKQRLCIARMLTTKPEVLMLDEPCSSLDMKNILIIEELLKSLSQKYTIIITTHNEEQAKRLGGRIVRIVDKKFTF from the coding sequence TTGCCAGATATTTTAAACATAAAAGATCTTAGTATTTTTTATCAAGATAATGAAATTTTAAAAGATCTAAATTTAAACATCGCTCAAAACGAGATCATCTGTCTAATGGGCAGCTCAGGATGTGGCAAATCGACATTTCTATCAGCGCTAAATGGCTTTTTGGAGCAAAAGGGCGGCAGATATAGCGGAGAGATATTATTTAAAGGTGAAAATATCAAAACCAAAGACGAAATTTGGCTAAGGCGAAAGCTAGCCATACTCTTTCAAGACGCCACGCTCTTTCCATTTAGTGTAGAAAGAAATTTGACCTATGCGATGGAATTTTATGAAGGCAGCATAAAAGATAAGCAAAAAAGAGTAGAGGAGCTGCTTAAAAGCGTAAATTTACTTGATGAGATCAGTGACCTTGACATGCCAGCTAGCAAACTTTCCGGCGGTCAAAAGCAAAGACTTTGCATCGCAAGGATGCTAACCACAAAGCCTGAAGTGCTTATGCTTGATGAGCCTTGTTCGTCGCTTGATATGAAAAATATCTTGATTATAGAGGAGCTTTTAAAAAGCTTGTCGCAAAAATATACGATCATCATCACCACGCACAATGAAGAGCAGGCAAAAAGGCTTGGCGGCAGAATAGTTCGCATCGTAGATAAGAAATTTACATTTTAA
- a CDS encoding CBU_0592 family membrane protein translates to MIDLFQIIGFLGMICIVMGYFLLQIGRLNSLDLAYQIINLVGAVLLIISLFVHFNLGSFLIEVFWIFITIYGIYKIYKERA, encoded by the coding sequence TTGATCGATCTTTTTCAGATCATCGGCTTTTTAGGGATGATTTGCATCGTGATGGGCTACTTTTTACTTCAGATCGGCCGCCTAAATAGCCTCGATCTAGCCTATCAGATAATAAATTTAGTAGGTGCGGTGCTACTTATAATCTCGCTTTTTGTGCACTTTAACCTCGGTTCATTTTTGATAGAGGTCTTTTGGATATTCATCACGATTTATGGAATTTATAAAATTTATAAGGAGAGAGCGTGA
- a CDS encoding amino acid ABC transporter permease encodes MDFEFIEKFYPLYAKAGVLTCEIAFLGIIFSILIGIFCMAVKFYKLKFLSKVIDCYVELSRNTPLLIQLFFLYYGLPKLGVSMSGFACAVAGLSFLGGSYMSESFRLGFEAVRRSQIEAGLSIALSKNQLLRYVILPQAFSVAVPSISANIIFLLKETSIVSIVALADLVYVAKDLIGLYYKTDEALFMLVISYLIIILPVSLVLSYVEKRVRNARS; translated from the coding sequence ATGGATTTTGAGTTTATTGAGAAATTTTATCCGCTTTATGCTAAGGCCGGAGTGCTTACCTGTGAGATCGCCTTTTTAGGGATCATTTTTTCTATTTTGATCGGTATTTTTTGTATGGCTGTAAAATTTTACAAGCTAAAATTTCTATCAAAAGTGATTGACTGCTACGTCGAGCTCTCAAGAAATACGCCACTTCTTATACAGCTTTTCTTTTTATATTATGGCTTGCCAAAGCTTGGAGTGTCAATGAGTGGCTTTGCCTGTGCGGTCGCTGGTCTTAGCTTTCTTGGTGGTAGCTATATGAGCGAGAGCTTTAGGCTTGGCTTTGAGGCGGTGAGAAGGTCACAGATAGAAGCGGGACTAAGCATCGCACTTAGCAAAAATCAGCTCTTAAGATATGTTATCTTGCCTCAAGCATTTAGTGTAGCGGTGCCAAGCATTAGTGCAAATATTATCTTTTTACTAAAAGAAACAAGCATCGTTAGTATCGTGGCACTTGCTGATCTAGTTTACGTCGCAAAGGATCTTATCGGGCTTTATTACAAAACAGATGAGGCACTTTTTATGCTAGTAATTAGCTATCTCATCATCATCTTGCCAGTCTCGCTGGTACTTAGCTATGTCGAAAAAAGGGTGAGAAATGCAAGGAGTTAG
- a CDS encoding phosphate ABC transporter substrate-binding protein, with protein sequence MKKSLMLAASMLLLSLNFASGADEKTQVSFSGSSTLAPVIAKISTDFIEKYETWDKVDSSLPNKNITIFVSAGGSGAGVKAVLDHVADFGMLARDVKDSEKAKIKDMKAYTLGIDALCVAVNPENEVIKLKGGNLNKDEIVKIFSGEYKKWSDLDKSLPNDEIVVVTRDLGGGAHEVFQKKIMKDVKVSKNVIQSPSMGALVSKIIENKNAIGYASFGITNQNKGKLIPLNVDGVEPTVKNIVDGKYYISRPLIIVKSGDLSKSEQIFVDVLNSAEGQKTIEKMGFIPVK encoded by the coding sequence ATGAAAAAATCACTTATGTTGGCTGCTTCTATGCTGCTTTTATCTTTAAATTTTGCTTCTGGTGCGGATGAAAAAACGCAAGTTAGCTTTAGTGGCTCATCTACTCTAGCTCCAGTCATCGCTAAAATTTCAACTGACTTTATCGAAAAGTACGAGACTTGGGACAAGGTAGATAGCTCTTTGCCAAACAAAAATATCACCATTTTTGTCTCAGCTGGTGGCTCTGGTGCTGGCGTAAAAGCCGTTCTTGATCATGTCGCTGACTTTGGCATGCTAGCTCGCGACGTAAAAGATAGCGAAAAAGCTAAGATCAAAGATATGAAAGCCTACACGCTTGGCATAGATGCACTTTGCGTAGCTGTAAATCCAGAAAATGAGGTGATAAAGCTAAAAGGCGGAAATTTAAACAAAGATGAGATCGTAAAAATTTTCTCAGGCGAATATAAAAAGTGGAGTGACCTTGACAAATCCCTACCAAATGACGAAATTGTCGTAGTTACAAGGGATCTTGGTGGCGGTGCTCACGAGGTATTTCAAAAAAAGATAATGAAAGATGTCAAAGTTAGTAAAAACGTCATCCAATCACCATCAATGGGCGCGCTTGTCTCAAAAATAATCGAAAATAAAAACGCTATTGGCTACGCATCTTTTGGTATCACAAACCAAAACAAAGGCAAGCTAATACCACTAAATGTTGACGGTGTGGAGCCAACTGTTAAAAATATAGTTGATGGCAAATACTACATCTCTCGCCCGCTCATCATCGTAAAAAGTGGCGATCTAAGCAAGAGCGAGCAAATTTTTGTTGATGTGTTAAATTCAGCCGAAGGTCAAAAGACTATCGAAAAAATGGGATTTATACCAGTAAAATAG
- a CDS encoding cysteine ABC transporter substrate-binding protein gives MRKFKFFLLALIATVFLTGCGNDKGADTAKAASNEADAIAKIKERGFVRIGVFSDKPPFGYVDKDGKNQGYDIYFAKRIAKDLLGDESKVKFELVEAAGRVEVLVADKVDITLANFTKTPERAQVVDFALPYMKVSLGIVSPEGAVIKSIDELKDKTLIVNKGTTADAFFTKNYPDIKLAKYDQNTETFAALVDKRGAALAHDNALLFAWAKETPGFVVGVEALGDVDVIAPAVKKGNKVLLDWLNNEIIELGKENFFHKDYDATLKPIYGDSVNPESLVVEGGKL, from the coding sequence GTGAGAAAATTTAAATTTTTCTTATTAGCATTAATCGCTACCGTCTTTCTAACGGGTTGTGGTAATGACAAAGGTGCCGACACGGCAAAAGCTGCTTCAAACGAAGCTGATGCGATCGCAAAGATCAAAGAGCGTGGATTTGTAAGAATTGGCGTTTTCAGCGACAAACCACCATTTGGCTATGTCGATAAAGACGGCAAAAACCAAGGCTATGATATTTACTTTGCAAAACGTATCGCAAAAGACCTACTAGGCGATGAGAGCAAGGTAAAATTTGAGCTAGTCGAGGCTGCTGGTAGAGTTGAAGTTTTAGTAGCTGATAAAGTAGATATTACGCTTGCAAATTTTACAAAGACACCTGAGCGCGCACAAGTTGTTGATTTTGCGCTTCCATACATGAAGGTTTCGCTTGGCATCGTAAGCCCTGAAGGTGCAGTGATAAAGAGCATCGATGAGCTAAAAGATAAAACCCTAATCGTAAATAAGGGCACGACTGCGGACGCGTTTTTTACAAAAAATTATCCTGACATTAAGCTTGCAAAATACGACCAAAATACTGAAACATTTGCGGCTTTGGTTGATAAAAGAGGTGCTGCACTAGCACATGATAACGCACTACTTTTTGCCTGGGCGAAAGAAACTCCAGGCTTTGTTGTAGGCGTTGAGGCACTTGGTGATGTGGACGTGATAGCACCAGCTGTTAAAAAAGGTAACAAAGTTTTACTTGACTGGCTAAACAATGAGATCATTGAGCTCGGAAAAGAAAATTTCTTCCACAAAGACTATGATGCTACACTAAAACCAATCTATGGTGATAGCGTAAATCCAGAATCACTTGTCGTTGAAGGTGGCAAACTCTAA
- a CDS encoding agmatine deiminase family protein translates to MRAYAEWEEQELLFLSLPHSKSDWEPYLEEILASYEELVAAITPFEKVVLICPDETNFARFKKFKNVEFVKLDTDDTWIRDYGMIDVCTKDGVKSYDFKFNAWGGKFKSSKDDAINLELAKIYKTKLEPVDMILEGGSVEFNGDGVLLTTSKCLLNENRNKSLSKEQIEEKLKNLFGLKRIIWLENGFIRGDDTDSHIDTLARFITPDTIAYASCEDKSDEHFDELKKMEDELKKTGFKLLALPLPKPKFYEGKRLGCTYANFIFINGALIVPAYNDENDEKVLNLLAKALPDRKIIGVNSLVFVRQNGSLHCSSQNRYKRS, encoded by the coding sequence GTGAGAGCTTACGCAGAGTGGGAAGAGCAGGAGCTTTTGTTTTTATCGCTGCCACATAGTAAGAGCGACTGGGAGCCCTATTTAGAGGAGATTTTGGCGAGCTATGAGGAGCTAGTGGCTGCTATTACGCCCTTTGAAAAGGTGGTACTAATCTGCCCAGATGAGACAAATTTTGCTAGGTTTAAGAAATTTAAAAATGTTGAGTTTGTAAAGCTTGATACTGATGATACTTGGATCAGAGACTACGGCATGATCGATGTTTGCACCAAGGACGGCGTAAAGAGCTACGACTTTAAATTTAACGCTTGGGGCGGTAAATTTAAGAGCTCAAAAGATGATGCGATAAATTTGGAGCTAGCTAAAATTTACAAAACTAAGCTTGAGCCAGTTGATATGATACTAGAGGGTGGGAGTGTTGAGTTTAACGGAGATGGCGTACTTTTAACCACCTCAAAATGCTTGCTAAATGAAAATAGAAACAAATCGCTTAGCAAAGAGCAGATCGAAGAAAAACTAAAAAATTTATTTGGCTTAAAACGTATCATCTGGCTTGAAAATGGCTTTATAAGAGGCGATGATACAGATAGTCACATCGACACTTTAGCGCGTTTTATCACGCCTGATACGATAGCTTACGCATCTTGCGAAGACAAGAGTGATGAGCACTTTGATGAGCTTAAAAAGATGGAGGATGAGCTTAAAAAAACTGGCTTTAAGCTACTTGCTCTGCCGCTTCCTAAGCCTAAATTTTATGAGGGCAAAAGGCTTGGCTGCACCTATGCAAATTTCATCTTTATAAATGGTGCCTTGATCGTGCCAGCATATAACGACGAAAACGATGAAAAGGTGCTAAATTTACTAGCCAAGGCACTGCCAGATAGAAAGATCATCGGTGTAAATTCGCTAGTTTTTGTGCGTCAAAATGGCTCGCTTCACTGCTCAAGCCAAAATAGATATAAAAGGTCTTAG
- a CDS encoding amino acid ABC transporter permease — MQGVSILFDTQNLLRLFDGLVVSTEISFISIFISIIGGLVLGVLMSMKNKFIYFILKICLEIVRIMPQIVWLFLFYFGVSKAFDIHISAFTASLIVFSLWGIFEMMDIVRGAITSIPKHQFESAASLGLSKFQIYSHVIIPLATRRLVPGAVNLLSRMIKTTSIVVLIGVVEVVKVGQQIIERNVFTNPMAPFWIYALIFFLYFVICYPVSKLSKKLEEKWS; from the coding sequence ATGCAAGGAGTTAGTATATTATTTGATACGCAAAATTTACTAAGGCTCTTTGACGGTCTAGTCGTTAGCACAGAAATTTCATTTATCTCTATATTTATCTCTATAATCGGTGGTTTAGTGCTTGGCGTACTTATGAGCATGAAAAATAAATTTATCTATTTTATTTTAAAAATTTGCCTAGAAATCGTTCGTATAATGCCTCAGATCGTTTGGCTATTTTTATTTTATTTTGGTGTTAGTAAGGCGTTTGATATTCACATTTCAGCATTTACAGCCTCACTCATCGTCTTTAGCTTGTGGGGAATTTTTGAAATGATGGACATCGTGCGTGGTGCAATAACATCGATACCAAAACATCAATTTGAATCAGCCGCCTCGCTTGGGCTTAGTAAATTTCAAATTTACTCTCACGTCATCATCCCACTTGCCACGAGAAGGCTAGTGCCTGGGGCTGTAAATTTACTAAGCCGTATGATAAAAACGACCTCTATCGTCGTGCTAATTGGCGTTGTAGAGGTAGTCAAGGTCGGTCAGCAGATCATCGAGCGAAATGTATTTACAAATCCTATGGCACCATTTTGGATATACGCGCTCATATTCTTTTTATATTTTGTGATCTGCTATCCAGTCTCAAAACTATCAAAAAAACTAGAAGAAAAATGGAGTTAA
- a CDS encoding carbon-nitrogen hydrolase has product MKVALLQQEFKGTKEATIAKTLELIAEAKKGGVDLAVCQELHQTQYFCQSEDTNFFDHANDWQEDVAFWGKVAKENGVVLVTSLFEKRANGLYHNTAFVFERDGSVAGKYRKMHIPDDPGFYEKFYFTPGDIGFEPIETSLGKLGVLVCWDQWYPEAARLMALKGAKILIYPTAIGWFDGDSDDEKSRQLEAWVAVQRGHSVANGLPVVAVNRVGFEKDDSGVMDGIKFWGNSFVFGPQGEQLFRANSTDELCKIVEIDMKRSEEVRRIWPFLRDRRIDAYSNITKRFID; this is encoded by the coding sequence ATGAAAGTAGCACTACTTCAACAAGAATTTAAAGGGACAAAAGAGGCGACTATCGCAAAGACGCTTGAGCTAATCGCCGAGGCAAAAAAAGGTGGCGTTGATCTAGCTGTCTGCCAAGAGCTGCACCAGACGCAATACTTTTGCCAAAGCGAGGATACAAATTTCTTTGATCACGCAAACGACTGGCAAGAGGACGTCGCTTTTTGGGGCAAGGTAGCAAAAGAAAATGGCGTAGTTTTAGTCACTTCGCTTTTTGAAAAGAGGGCTAACGGACTTTATCACAACACCGCCTTTGTCTTCGAGCGTGACGGCAGCGTGGCTGGCAAATACCGAAAAATGCACATCCCTGATGATCCTGGATTTTACGAGAAATTTTACTTCACGCCTGGCGATATTGGCTTTGAGCCTATTGAAACCAGCCTTGGCAAGCTTGGTGTTTTGGTGTGTTGGGATCAGTGGTATCCAGAGGCAGCAAGGCTGATGGCGCTAAAAGGGGCAAAAATTCTCATCTATCCAACGGCTATTGGCTGGTTTGATGGCGATAGTGATGATGAAAAATCAAGACAGCTTGAAGCGTGGGTGGCGGTGCAAAGAGGTCACAGCGTTGCAAATGGCCTGCCGGTTGTTGCGGTAAATCGTGTGGGCTTTGAAAAAGATGATAGCGGCGTGATGGATGGGATAAAATTTTGGGGAAATAGCTTTGTTTTTGGGCCACAAGGCGAGCAGCTTTTCCGCGCAAATAGCACAGATGAGCTTTGCAAGATCGTTGAGATAGACATGAAAAGAAGCGAAGAAGTGCGTAGAATTTGGCCATTTTTAAGAGACCGCAGGATCGATGCCTACTCAAATATCACAAAGAGGTTTATCGACTAA
- a CDS encoding TAXI family TRAP transporter solute-binding subunit, with protein sequence MKTTSLALAGLLLATTLSAKEFISIGTGGMTGTYYPIGGAICRLANKNTDVKCSVQSTGGSVYNVNNVLKKELTFGFVQSDVVYDKFNGTGKFDGAKDENLRSVVAIYPELLAFVVAKDSGLTSDLSSFAGKKYNVGNPGSGNEVSTLEVFKAKGFDVSKLGYRGVLTVGECPHALKDKKIDGYSFVVGHPTANITDAATSLPIDILNIEGSEIDKLLAEKPYFAKGVIPKGSYDGVDHDVNTIGVKAVLVTNKDTKDEAVKAVIKAILDNFDEYKTLHPALKSVNKEDLVQGLSAPLHPAAEAAFKEAGILK encoded by the coding sequence ATGAAAACTACTTCTTTGGCACTTGCTGGCTTGCTTTTGGCAACTACTCTTTCAGCAAAAGAATTTATCAGTATCGGTACTGGCGGTATGACAGGTACGTACTATCCGATAGGTGGAGCGATCTGCCGCTTAGCAAACAAAAACACTGATGTAAAATGCTCAGTCCAATCAACTGGCGGCTCGGTTTATAACGTAAATAACGTCCTTAAAAAAGAGCTTACATTCGGCTTTGTTCAAAGTGACGTCGTCTATGATAAATTTAACGGCACTGGCAAATTTGACGGAGCAAAAGATGAAAATTTACGCTCAGTAGTTGCTATCTATCCAGAGCTTCTTGCATTTGTCGTGGCAAAAGATAGTGGTCTTACAAGCGATCTTTCTTCATTTGCAGGCAAAAAATACAATGTCGGTAACCCAGGCAGCGGCAACGAAGTGAGTACACTTGAAGTCTTCAAAGCAAAAGGCTTTGACGTCTCAAAACTAGGCTACCGCGGCGTTTTAACAGTTGGCGAATGCCCACACGCACTAAAAGATAAAAAAATAGACGGATATAGCTTTGTCGTCGGCCACCCAACTGCAAATATCACTGACGCTGCGACATCTTTGCCTATTGATATCCTAAACATCGAAGGTAGCGAGATCGACAAACTTCTTGCAGAGAAGCCATACTTTGCAAAAGGTGTGATCCCAAAAGGCTCATATGACGGCGTAGATCACGATGTAAATACTATCGGCGTAAAAGCTGTTTTGGTAACCAATAAAGATACAAAAGATGAGGCTGTAAAAGCTGTGATAAAAGCTATTTTAGACAACTTTGATGAGTATAAAACTCTTCACCCAGCACTAAAATCAGTAAATAAAGAAGATCTCGTCCAAGGTCTTTCAGCTCCGCTTCACCCAGCTGCAGAGGCTGCGTTTAAAGAGGCTGGTATCTTAAAATAG